The Candidatus Alcyoniella australis DNA window ACGAGGCGGCGTCAACCAGCGCAATCCCGTTTTCCTCGGCCAGAGATTGCATGATTGCGTTGTATTGTCGGCTGTTGCGGGCGCAGTCGTATATTACGTGCTCGACCGCAAGCCGGTAGCTTGCGGAGGCATCGTCTGACCGGCCCAGCGCCTCGAGAGCACGCCCTTGCAGGTAGTAGGAACGACTGGCGTGAGGATCAAGGTCCAGGGCGCGTTCGATCATCTCCAATGCCCCCTGCGGGTCGCCTTTTTCGATCATCTCCAGAGCGCTGTCGAGCGTCGACTGCGTCGCTGGATTCGCCGCGGGCAGGGGCTTTGGCAGGCGCAGGGGCATTTTAATAAAGACCAGGTCAACGCCTCGCTGCTCGGCGGCCTGGACAAACCGCTCCAGGTTGGCCCGATAATCTCGAGGCGGCACGCGCACGGTCCCGAGTTCGTATCGCTTGCGATAATCTATTTGTCCGCCGAGCTTTACCAACAGCCGTCGACGATAGTTGAGCAGAAAGCCGGTGGGACCAAAGCGCGCCAGGGCATTGCTTGCTCCGACGTTGGCGGGGATCACCTCCAGAGCCCTCTTGTCGTCCAGGCCGTTGGAGAAAAAGAACCTGAAGCGATCGATGTCGTTGACCATGTACGACACGGTCACCAG harbors:
- a CDS encoding tetratricopeptide repeat protein: MAAAALPCLDVPRELHRLESIEMLLELNSELFWRQRPDLHAEFEGTQVCTDREGFRLDCRRQRSQAPDRNGQLRIVTLGASPTFGYGVEADQAYPSMARELLRESHQGLDVVNAGQIGYSSFQGIRLFEKYCATWSPALVTVSYMVNDIDRFRFFFSNGLDDKRALEVIPANVGASNALARFGPTGFLLNYRRRLLVKLGGQIDYRKRYELGTVRVPPRDYRANLERFVQAAEQRGVDLVFIKMPLRLPKPLPAANPATQSTLDSALEMIEKGDPQGALEMIERALDLDPHASRSYYLQGRALEALGRSDDASASYRLAVEHVIYDCARNSRQYNAIMQSLAEENGIALVDAAS